A stretch of the Desulfatibacillum aliphaticivorans DSM 15576 genome encodes the following:
- a CDS encoding inorganic phosphate transporter encodes MPETVVLIAGFLLGFYMSWNIGANDVANSMASAVGAKAITVRQAVVIAGVLNIVGAVFIGSHVTQTIRKGIVSTEVLADPHMALVGALSALLAASLWISFATWRSLPVSTTHSIVGSMIGFGIMASGFSVINWGKLGQVVASWVISPVFAMVLSFLMFKFIVGLILSREDPFERAIRWSPLFVGIAFFVVLLCFLFKTPLGKTFSISTPMALSLAFGLALIFGFIGKFLLVKFIPSDNPDGTEEVFRKIQIGTSCYVALAQGANDVANAIGPLALVYFLVKDGNVGASLPVPWFLLLFGGIGIALGVAMAGERVMKTIGEKITTLTNTRGFAVDFSAATTVMVASKMGLPVSTTHAAVGGVLGVGFAGGVDAVNVGIIGKIVLYWVLTVPAAALTSMFLFLILEPIL; translated from the coding sequence ATGCCCGAAACAGTAGTACTTATTGCAGGCTTTCTGCTCGGCTTTTATATGTCCTGGAACATTGGCGCCAACGACGTAGCCAACTCCATGGCCTCGGCCGTGGGCGCCAAGGCTATTACTGTAAGGCAAGCTGTTGTAATTGCAGGAGTATTGAATATTGTAGGCGCCGTTTTCATAGGCTCTCACGTAACTCAGACCATCCGAAAAGGCATTGTTTCCACCGAAGTGCTTGCGGACCCTCACATGGCTCTGGTGGGCGCTCTATCCGCTTTGTTGGCCGCGTCCCTATGGATCAGTTTTGCAACATGGCGTTCCTTGCCGGTTTCCACTACGCATTCCATTGTGGGATCCATGATCGGTTTTGGAATCATGGCTTCGGGATTTTCGGTAATCAACTGGGGCAAGCTTGGCCAGGTTGTGGCCAGTTGGGTTATTTCTCCCGTATTCGCCATGGTGCTTTCTTTTCTTATGTTCAAATTTATAGTGGGTCTGATTTTATCCAGGGAAGACCCCTTTGAAAGAGCTATACGATGGTCTCCTTTGTTTGTAGGGATCGCCTTTTTTGTGGTTCTTCTTTGTTTCCTATTTAAAACGCCTTTGGGAAAAACCTTTTCCATCAGCACGCCCATGGCCTTAAGCCTGGCTTTCGGCCTTGCTTTGATCTTCGGGTTTATCGGCAAGTTTCTTCTTGTGAAATTCATTCCTTCCGACAATCCGGATGGGACGGAGGAGGTTTTCAGGAAGATTCAAATCGGCACGTCCTGTTACGTGGCCTTGGCTCAGGGCGCCAATGACGTGGCCAACGCAATCGGTCCTTTGGCGCTGGTGTATTTTTTGGTTAAAGACGGCAACGTGGGCGCCAGCCTGCCCGTGCCCTGGTTTTTACTGCTTTTCGGCGGCATAGGCATAGCTCTGGGAGTCGCCATGGCCGGCGAACGCGTCATGAAAACCATTGGCGAAAAAATTACCACTCTGACTAATACACGCGGTTTTGCGGTGGATTTTTCAGCCGCTACCACGGTGATGGTAGCCTCCAAAATGGGCTTGCCGGTATCCACCACTCATGCCGCTGTGGGCGGCGTCCTTGGCGTGGGATTCGCCGGCGGCGTGGACGCAGTAAACGTAGGCATCATCGGCAAGATTGTCTTGTACTGGGTGCTTACGGTTCCGGCGGCCGCTTTGACCAGCATGTTTTTGTTCCTGATTTTAGAACCCATACTATAA
- a CDS encoding TIGR00153 family protein — translation MRIPFSSLFVTSPFEGLQEHAEKVKECAWAYQQGIECYVTDKCESFEKFRHEVIRLEHEADAIKRRVRGHLPKNTMLPVSKFLIFRYIREQDCVLDSVKDSLNWLSYRPQNAIPKELEKDFFLLVDSVVTPIEELSAMVQEAREYFSTFSEKQRIKAKEIIATMRSLEHEADICEDRLNRKIFTCDADPITVMHLLKLTEITGSIADHAENAGDMMRAMLAK, via the coding sequence ATGCGTATACCGTTTTCGAGTCTATTCGTTACATCACCGTTTGAGGGGCTTCAGGAACATGCGGAAAAGGTGAAGGAATGCGCCTGGGCTTATCAGCAAGGCATAGAATGCTACGTTACGGACAAGTGCGAATCCTTTGAAAAATTTCGCCACGAAGTCATCCGGTTGGAGCATGAAGCCGACGCCATAAAAAGGCGGGTCAGGGGCCATTTGCCGAAAAACACCATGCTTCCTGTGAGCAAGTTTCTCATATTCAGGTATATCCGGGAGCAGGACTGTGTTCTGGATTCCGTAAAGGACTCCCTGAACTGGTTGTCTTATCGTCCCCAGAACGCGATTCCCAAGGAATTGGAGAAGGATTTCTTCCTGCTTGTGGACTCAGTGGTGACTCCCATTGAAGAACTTTCGGCGATGGTTCAGGAAGCCAGGGAATACTTCAGTACGTTCTCCGAAAAGCAGAGAATCAAAGCCAAGGAAATCATCGCCACCATGCGTAGCCTGGAGCATGAGGCCGACATTTGCGAAGACCGGTTGAACCGGAAGATTTTCACCTGCGACGCAGATCCCATAACGGTTATGCATCTTCTTAAGCTGACGGAAATCACGGGCTCCATCGCAGACCACGCGGAAAACGCTGGAGATATGATGCGGGCCATGCTTGCGAAATAA
- a CDS encoding B12-binding domain-containing radical SAM protein: MKVLLIYPPFLNKRVSSDDVASVPIGLYHVAAVLRDAGHDAQVANWHMPNLDMAKAVQTIESFGPAVVGFSIVNGNRFGALDMAAMLKERNPNLTIVLGGIGATFLWEHFLTHFPQVDYAVVGEGEEAMASLVKCLEIGDSRGITDIQGVAARVDGAPVLTEQKGYIRDIDALPRPSRFYKFQHLSLSRGCPHNCTFCGSPKFWGRTMRFHSADYFVRQLHTLAKSGEKFFYVSDDTFTLKKDLVIRVCKEIIEAGLDISWNAISRVDRVDEDILYWMRKAGCIQISYGVESGCETTRDMLNKNMSTQDILRAFELTIRFGILSRAYFIYGCQGEGPEVLQANLDLMDAIKPLGAVFYILDIFPGTRLYEEYLQKNNLTDDIWLKRVEDIMYWESDPALTQDLIEETGDALRNHFYRNLPDYVYSLQLENNPDLTMEHSDFYSRLGMTFTVGDYANDSRISNASGVGEFLFEKALTFAQDPRAYLGLGLLRQKCGQFEKALDILEKALELFPNDQQIRLCLGTNLMNLGAFGRALKHFELLPHLPGAIKYAEQCRACIAGSYR; this comes from the coding sequence ATGAAAGTTTTGCTCATATATCCCCCCTTCCTGAACAAAAGGGTTTCCTCCGATGACGTGGCTTCCGTTCCCATAGGCTTGTATCATGTAGCGGCCGTATTGCGGGATGCAGGGCACGACGCCCAAGTGGCGAACTGGCACATGCCCAACCTGGACATGGCCAAGGCCGTGCAGACCATTGAGTCCTTCGGGCCGGCGGTGGTGGGGTTTTCCATTGTCAACGGCAACCGGTTCGGCGCCCTGGACATGGCCGCCATGCTCAAGGAAAGAAATCCCAACCTGACCATTGTTTTAGGAGGAATTGGCGCAACCTTTTTATGGGAGCATTTTCTTACGCACTTCCCCCAGGTGGATTATGCGGTTGTTGGCGAAGGCGAGGAGGCCATGGCCTCTCTGGTGAAATGCCTGGAAATCGGAGATTCCCGGGGTATAACTGATATACAGGGAGTCGCCGCCAGGGTGGACGGCGCGCCGGTTTTGACGGAGCAAAAGGGATATATAAGGGATATTGACGCCTTGCCCCGGCCTTCCAGGTTTTACAAGTTTCAGCACCTGTCCCTTTCCCGCGGATGCCCTCACAACTGCACCTTTTGCGGATCCCCCAAGTTCTGGGGCCGGACCATGCGTTTTCACTCGGCGGATTATTTTGTACGCCAGCTTCACACCCTGGCTAAATCCGGCGAAAAGTTCTTTTACGTCTCCGATGACACCTTTACCTTAAAAAAAGACTTGGTCATCAGGGTTTGTAAAGAAATTATCGAGGCGGGCCTGGATATATCGTGGAACGCCATCAGCCGGGTGGACCGGGTGGACGAAGACATCCTTTACTGGATGCGGAAGGCCGGATGCATCCAGATAAGCTACGGGGTGGAAAGCGGCTGCGAGACCACGCGCGACATGTTGAACAAAAATATGTCCACCCAGGATATTTTGCGGGCTTTTGAACTGACTATCCGTTTCGGCATCTTGTCCAGAGCTTATTTTATATACGGATGTCAGGGGGAAGGCCCTGAGGTGCTGCAAGCCAACCTGGACCTCATGGACGCCATCAAGCCTTTAGGCGCCGTGTTTTATATCCTGGATATATTCCCAGGAACCAGGCTGTATGAAGAGTATCTGCAAAAAAACAACCTCACGGACGACATCTGGCTGAAACGGGTGGAAGACATCATGTACTGGGAGTCGGACCCCGCCCTCACCCAGGATTTGATTGAAGAAACCGGCGACGCCCTGCGAAATCATTTTTATCGAAATCTTCCTGATTATGTATACAGCCTGCAATTGGAAAACAATCCGGATTTGACCATGGAGCACAGCGATTTTTACTCCCGCCTGGGCATGACCTTCACCGTGGGCGATTATGCTAATGACTCCCGCATCTCCAACGCATCCGGGGTTGGGGAATTTTTATTTGAAAAGGCCCTTACTTTTGCACAGGACCCACGGGCCTACCTTGGATTGGGATTGCTCCGCCAGAAATGCGGCCAGTTTGAAAAAGCCTTGGATATTCTGGAAAAGGCCCTGGAGCTGTTTCCCAACGACCAACAAATCCGCCTTTGCCTGGGGACCAACCTCATGAACCTGGGCGCCTTTGGCCGGGCATTGAAGCATTTTGAGCTACTACCCCACCTTCCCGGGGCCATTAAATACGCCGAACAATGCCGGGCGTGCATAGCGGGTTCTTACAGATAG
- a CDS encoding hybrid sensor histidine kinase/response regulator: protein MDLAEGALSRKKAKKQLWEQNEVMQAVLEHTHMMAVYLDRRFNFVWVNQAYAKTCKHDQSFFPGKNHFDLYPHPENQAIFQRVIETGEPFFVEAKAFTFPDQPERGVTYWDWSLAPTKDNSGKINGLVFTLLEVTERILSEKRSQKSEENFRTLIENVIDWVWVVDKDGTYTYVSPQAKDLIGYEINEILGRTPFDFMSQTEAARVAPIFFKAVNNREKIIALEDSLLAKNGSEVVFETNAAPIYNMENAFIGYMGTCRDITLRKHAEKERRLNEIRLEALMQLNESGPTDPDELSRFALEKSALLTDSNIGFINFLSDDEKHITHSVYTKNTLAHCRPPKEIQAFEIAKCELLSETLRKRQPIIVNENPEERAAAAAFSSGLPLVRRFISIPVFEEDRMAAIAALGNKEQPYTREDVRQFRLFMDGLWRILQRKRIENTLKISEMRFRELAELLPETIYETDLEGNLTFVNPQAFQMFGYTQQDFDSGLNAFQMIIEEDLARAKENYWKIIQGETVEVTEYTGRKKDGTTFPALFRSSSIQRNSEIVGLRGFIIDITQKQQMQAQLEHSRKMQAIGALAGGVAHEFNNMLTIIMGNAELAAEDIPGCNAAAEQLKEIQKASLRAKEVVQRLLNVARKSHSARKPTRIAEILYESLDLLQRTIPSTVSIRQKISCTAETILADSTEIHQVVLNLCTNAQHALHEETGVINVSLEPITLDQAMGTQFNRLEPGPYAKLIISDTGEGIHPDIMERVFEPYYTTKEIDKGLGMGLAVVDGIIKKHEGAIHIKSEVGKGTTVEVFFPLIETQADIKTAQKKTLPASTERVLLIDDEPSILKMLTQMINRYGYEVTGSSSSVEALELFRRQPHGFDLVITDMSLPHMPGDRLAREMMRIRPDIPVILCTGHNERMNEKKALNLGIKAFITKPFLKNNIVQTIQDVLKNA from the coding sequence ATGGACCTGGCAGAAGGCGCCCTTTCCCGAAAAAAAGCAAAAAAACAGCTTTGGGAGCAAAATGAGGTCATGCAGGCAGTTCTGGAACACACCCACATGATGGCGGTGTATCTGGACCGGCGCTTCAATTTCGTATGGGTCAACCAGGCTTACGCCAAAACCTGCAAGCATGATCAGTCGTTTTTTCCAGGAAAAAATCATTTTGATCTTTATCCGCATCCTGAGAATCAAGCCATTTTTCAGCGTGTGATTGAAACGGGAGAGCCTTTTTTCGTTGAAGCTAAAGCCTTTACATTTCCAGATCAGCCTGAACGCGGAGTAACCTATTGGGATTGGAGTTTGGCGCCCACAAAGGATAATTCCGGCAAGATAAACGGCTTGGTTTTCACATTGCTCGAGGTGACGGAACGCATCTTATCTGAAAAACGATCCCAAAAAAGCGAGGAAAATTTTCGCACTCTCATTGAAAATGTGATTGATTGGGTTTGGGTGGTGGATAAGGATGGGACTTATACTTACGTGAGTCCTCAGGCGAAGGACCTGATAGGATACGAAATCAATGAAATCCTGGGCAGGACCCCATTTGATTTCATGTCTCAAACAGAAGCTGCAAGGGTCGCCCCCATTTTTTTCAAAGCCGTGAATAACCGTGAAAAAATCATAGCATTGGAAGACTCGTTATTAGCCAAAAATGGGTCTGAAGTCGTTTTTGAAACCAACGCAGCCCCCATATACAATATGGAAAACGCTTTCATCGGATATATGGGAACCTGCCGCGATATCACGCTGCGAAAGCATGCGGAAAAGGAAAGGCGGCTCAATGAAATCCGCCTGGAAGCCCTCATGCAATTGAATGAATCCGGGCCAACTGATCCGGATGAGCTATCCCGATTTGCTCTTGAAAAAAGCGCCTTGCTCACGGACAGCAATATTGGCTTCATCAATTTTCTGTCTGATGATGAAAAGCATATAACCCATTCCGTTTACACCAAAAACACTTTGGCGCACTGCCGCCCGCCCAAGGAAATCCAAGCCTTTGAAATTGCAAAATGCGAGCTGCTGTCCGAGACCCTTCGCAAGCGGCAGCCCATTATAGTGAACGAAAACCCTGAGGAGCGCGCCGCCGCGGCTGCCTTTTCATCCGGGCTGCCCCTGGTTCGGCGCTTTATATCCATTCCGGTTTTTGAGGAAGATCGCATGGCGGCTATCGCCGCTTTGGGCAACAAAGAACAGCCATACACCCGGGAAGATGTTCGTCAGTTTAGGCTTTTCATGGACGGCCTGTGGCGGATTCTTCAAAGGAAGCGAATAGAAAACACGCTCAAAATAAGTGAAATGCGCTTCCGGGAGCTTGCGGAACTACTCCCTGAAACCATATATGAAACGGACTTAGAGGGGAATCTGACCTTTGTAAATCCTCAGGCATTCCAAATGTTCGGATATACCCAACAGGATTTTGATTCTGGTTTGAACGCATTTCAAATGATAATTGAAGAGGATCTTGCTAGAGCCAAAGAGAACTATTGGAAAATAATCCAGGGCGAAACGGTTGAGGTTACGGAGTATACAGGACGAAAAAAAGACGGGACCACTTTCCCCGCCCTTTTCCGTTCTTCGTCAATCCAAAGAAATAGCGAAATCGTGGGTCTGAGGGGCTTTATTATTGACATTACACAAAAACAACAAATGCAAGCCCAACTCGAGCACTCGCGGAAAATGCAAGCCATTGGCGCCCTGGCAGGAGGTGTTGCCCATGAATTCAATAATATGCTGACCATCATTATGGGCAATGCAGAGCTGGCCGCTGAGGACATCCCCGGATGTAATGCGGCTGCAGAGCAATTAAAGGAAATACAAAAGGCGTCGTTGCGGGCCAAGGAGGTGGTGCAAAGGTTGTTAAACGTCGCCCGCAAATCCCACTCCGCCCGAAAGCCAACCCGAATTGCGGAAATTCTATATGAATCTCTTGATTTGCTTCAAAGAACCATCCCAAGTACAGTTTCCATCCGCCAAAAAATTTCTTGCACGGCCGAGACAATTTTAGCGGATTCCACCGAAATCCATCAGGTGGTCCTTAATCTTTGCACAAACGCCCAACACGCCCTGCATGAAGAGACGGGCGTCATTAACGTGAGTCTGGAGCCCATCACCCTGGATCAAGCGATGGGGACGCAATTCAACCGCCTTGAACCTGGGCCCTACGCCAAGCTGATTATATCCGACACAGGTGAAGGCATTCATCCGGACATCATGGAACGTGTATTCGAACCCTACTATACCACCAAGGAAATCGACAAAGGGCTCGGCATGGGGTTGGCGGTTGTTGATGGAATCATCAAAAAGCATGAGGGCGCGATCCATATTAAAAGCGAAGTCGGGAAAGGGACGACCGTTGAGGTGTTTTTTCCTTTGATCGAGACGCAAGCAGATATAAAGACCGCCCAAAAAAAAACTCTGCCCGCAAGCACGGAGCGCGTTTTATTAATTGATGACGAACCATCCATTTTGAAAATGCTCACTCAAATGATCAACCGCTATGGCTACGAAGTGACCGGAAGTTCTTCCAGCGTGGAGGCGCTGGAATTGTTTCGGAGGCAGCCCCATGGGTTTGATCTGGTGATTACCGACATGTCGCTGCCCCATATGCCCGGAGACCGGCTGGCTCGGGAAATGATGCGAATAAGGCCGGACATTCCCGTCATTCTTTGTACAGGCCACAATGAGCGTATGAACGAAAAAAAGGCCCTGAATCTGGGAATCAAGGCCTTTATAACAAAACCCTTTTTAAAAAATAATATAGTGCAAACAATTCAGGATGTACTGAAAAATGCCTGA